A genome region from Megalobrama amblycephala isolate DHTTF-2021 linkage group LG16, ASM1881202v1, whole genome shotgun sequence includes the following:
- the LOC125248372 gene encoding E3 ubiquitin-protein ligase TRIM39-like, with protein MTSLLKILSDNLRPHLILTNKIKEEKRAMAESSPKQSDARRKSVNKPLTTLSSSSGPLSEELQCSICLDVFTDPVSTPCGHNFCKSCLNQCWNNIQIYSCPLCKETFKRRPNLKINTALREVVLLFKGNSGQSKSEVLCDICDDIKMKALKMCLECQISYCQTHLEPHQRVPKLKKHKLIDPVEKLEDYICQKHEKPLELFCRDDQTCVCLLCAVTDHKTHNTVSVEEESRERKSQLMKIQTDMQQMIQDRMKRIQDLKCSAKLRKEVLKKEKAESIELFTDLIRSIERCQSELLEMMEQKQKAAEKQAEELIKALEQEITELKRRDTELEQLSHTEDHLHLLQIYPSLSRPAHTSSCSEISLSDTHVSVETLMRFLTQLKETLDEKLSKTVSTELKMMQRYAVDVTLDPDTASPYLILSDDGKQVACGDIELKLKNNPKRFDTCPCVLAKEGFSSGRFYFEVQVKRKTDWDLGVARESINRKGMIIAVPEDGYWAVALRDENQYEAYESPSVFLSLRVNPQVVGVFVDYEEGLVSFYDVESRSHIYSFTGQTFTEKLFPIFSPYNNKKGENAAPLIISHQIK; from the exons ATGACTTCACTGCTG AAAATTCTTTCAGATAATCTGAGACCACATCTGATACTCACAAATAA GATTAAAGAGGAGAAAAGAGCAATGGCAGAATCATCACCAAAACAAAGCGATGCCAGGAGGAAGAGTGTGAATAAACCTCTAACAA CTCTGTCATCCTCCAGTGGTCCTCTGTCAGAGGAGCTCCAGTGCTCGATCTGTCTGGATGTGTTCACTGATCCAGTCAGCACTCCATGTGGACACAACTTCTGTAAGAGCTGCCTGAACCAGTGCTGGAACAACATTCAGATCTACTCGTGTCCATTATGTAAAGAAACATTCAAAAGAAGACCCAACCTCAAGATCAACACAGCGCTTAGAGAGGTTGTGCTACTCTTTAAAGGAAACTCTGGTCAGAGTAAATCTGAGGTTCTCTGTGACATCTGTGATGATATAAAGATGAAAGCCCTGAAGATGTGTCTGGAGTGTCAGATCTCATACTGTCAAACTCACCTGGAGCCTCATCAGAGAGTCCCAAAGTTAAAGAAACACAAACTGATCGATCCTGTGGAGAAACTTGAGGACTATATCTGTCAGAAACATGAGAAACCTCTGGAGCTGTTCTGTAGAGATGATCAgacatgtgtgtgtttgctctgCGCTGTGACAGACCACAAGACTCACAACACTGTTTCTGTAGAAGAGGAGAGTCGAGAGAGGAag TCTCAGCTGATGAAGATTCAGACAGACATGCAGCAGATGATCCAGGACAGAATGAAGAGGATTCAAGACCTCAAATGCTCTGCAAAACTCAGAAAA GAAGTgttaaagaaagagaaagcagaGAGTATTGAGCTCTTCACTGATCTgatccgctccattgagagatgTCAGTCTGAGTTGCTGGAGATGATGGAGCAGAAGCAGAAAGCAGCAGAGAAGCAGGCTGAAGAGCTCATTAAAGcgctggagcaggagatcactGAGCTAAAGAGGAGAGacactgagctggagcagctctCACACACTGAGGATCACCTGCACCTCCTACAG ATTTACCCGTCCCTGAGCAGACCTGCACACACCAGCAGCTGCTCTGAGATCAGTCTTAGTGACACTCATGTGAGTGTGGAGACTCTGATGAGATTTCTGACTCAACTGAAGGAGACACTAGATGAGAAACTCAGCAAAACTG tCTCCACAGAACTGAAGATGATGCAGCGATATGCAG TGGATGTGACTCTGGATCCTGATACAGCTTCTCCATATCTAATCCTGTCTGATGATGGAAAACAAGTGGCATGTGGAGACATTGAGCTTAAACTCAAAAACAACCCAAAGAGGTTTGACACTTGTCCCTGTGTCCTGGCAAAAGAGGGATTCAGCTCAGGAAGATTTTATTTTGAGGTGCAGGTAAAGAGAAAGACAGACTGGGATTTAGGAGTGGCCAGAGAATCCATTAACAGGAAGGGGATGATCATAGCAGTTCCTGAGGATGGATACTGGGCTGTAGCTCTGAGGGATGAGAATCAGTATGAGGCTTATGAATCTccttctgtctttctgtctctgAGAGTGAATCCTCAGGTAGTTGGTGTGTTTGTGGATTATGAGGAGGGTCTGGTCTCCTTTTATGATGTGGAGTCCAGATCTCACATTTATTCTTTCACTGGTCAGACTTTCACTGAGAAACTCTTCCCAATCTTTAGcccttataataataaaaaaggagaAAATGCAGCACCACTGATCATCTCACATCAGATAAAATGA